A part of Cannabis sativa cultivar Pink pepper isolate KNU-18-1 chromosome 6, ASM2916894v1, whole genome shotgun sequence genomic DNA contains:
- the LOC115724549 gene encoding SURP and G-patch domain-containing protein 1-like protein isoform X2 — protein MDKGVPPSLFVNDGSFMERFKQLQQDKDKKAFVSGDPKPIKIVSASLTPNASISKTSGSDSRKSTQSVSSGKLAFSLKQKSKLASPPVKLDEDEDEAGDDSGDVPTKRQKLGQPEECEKPSGQLDVAPPLPSDPTVKKVADKLASFVAKNGRQFEHIARQKNPGDTPFKFLFDENCADYKYYECQLAEEEKALAKTKESQTSQSGGTSTSSSKSSNGSQRSFQQHSNYQTPASALYDASESSSAFSTSSAGKAGDYSAPTGADPIAMMEYYVKKAAHEERKRQPKQSKDEMPPPPSLQAGSIKKGHHMGDYIPLEELEKFMASCNDVAAQKAAKENAEKARIQADNVGHKLLSKMGWKEGEGLGSSRSGIATPIMAGDVKTNNLGVGAQNPGEVTPEDDIYEQYKKRMMLGYRYRPNPLGNPRKAYY, from the exons ATGGACAAAGGAGTGCCACCTAGCCTATTTGTTAATGATGGTTCATTCATGGAAAGGTTTAAACAACTGCAACAGGACAAGGACAAAAAGGCTTTTGTTTCAGGGGATCCTAAACCAATTAAAATTGTATCAGCTAGTTTGACTCCTAATGCTTCTATTAGTAAAACCAGTGGTTCTGATTCACGCAAGAGTACACAATCTGTTTCAAGTGGTAAACTTGCTTTCAGTTTGAAGCAGAAGTCAAAGCTTGCTTCTCCTCCAGTTAAGTTAGATGAGGATGAAGATGAAGCGGGTGATGATTCTGGTGATGTGCCAACAAAAAGGCAAAAGTTAGGCCAGCCAGAGGAGTGTGAGAAACCATCAGGGCAATTGGATGTTG CGCCACCACTCCCAAGTGATCCTACAGTGAAGAAAGTTGCTGACAAATTAGCAAGTTTTGTGGCCAAAAATGGAAGGCAATTTGAGCATATTGCTCGTCAAAAGAATCCCGGAGATACCCCTTTTAA gtTTCTATTCGATGAGAACTGTGCAGATTACAAATACTATGAATGTCAGCTTGCGGAAGAAGAAAAAGCTCTTGCAAAGACCAAGGAATCACAAACATCTCAAAGTG GTGGTACAAGCACTTCATCATCTAAATCCTCGAATGGTAGTCAAAGATCTTTTCAGCAGCATTCAAATTATCAAACCCCTGCCTCTGCTTTATATGATGCTTCCGAGAGTTCAAGTGCTTTCTCAACATCATCTGCAGGAAAAGCGG GTGACTACAGCGCACCAACGGGGGCAGATCCTATTGCAATGATGGAATATTATGTGAAGAAGGCTGCACACGAAGAAAGGAAGAGACAGCCTAAACAGTCAAAAGATGAGATGCCCCCGCCTCCCTCTCTTCAAG CTGGGTCTATTAAGAAAGGTCATCACATGGGTGATTACATTCCATTAGAAGAGCTTGAGAAGTTTATGGCTTCCTGCAATGATGTAGCTGCCCAGAAGGCTGCCAAAGAGAATGCAGAAAAAGCCAGAATACAGGCTGATAACGTGGGTCACAAACTCTTGTCCAAAATGGGGTGGAAAGAag GTGAGGGTCTAGGCAGCTCCAGAAGTGGTATTGCGACTCCAATTATGGCCGGTGATGTGAAGACAAACAATTTGGGGGTTGGTGCTCAAAATCCTGGGGAGGTAACTCCCGAGGATGACATATATGAACAGTACAAGAAGCGGATGATGCTTGGTTATCGTTACCGCCCAAATCCTCTG GGCAATCCAAGAAAAGCATATTACTGA
- the LOC115724549 gene encoding SURP and G-patch domain-containing protein 1-like protein isoform X1, whose amino-acid sequence MDKGVPPSLFVNDGSFMERFKQLQQDKDKKAFVSGDPKPIKIVSASLTPNASISKTSGSDSRKSTQSVSSGKLAFSLKQKSKLASPPVKLDEDEDEAGDDSGDVPTKRQKLGQPEECEKPSGQLDVAPPLPSDPTVKKVADKLASFVAKNGRQFEHIARQKNPGDTPFKFLFDENCADYKYYECQLAEEEKALAKTKESQTSQSAVHTGGTSTSSSKSSNGSQRSFQQHSNYQTPASALYDASESSSAFSTSSAGKAGDYSAPTGADPIAMMEYYVKKAAHEERKRQPKQSKDEMPPPPSLQAGSIKKGHHMGDYIPLEELEKFMASCNDVAAQKAAKENAEKARIQADNVGHKLLSKMGWKEGEGLGSSRSGIATPIMAGDVKTNNLGVGAQNPGEVTPEDDIYEQYKKRMMLGYRYRPNPLGNPRKAYY is encoded by the exons ATGGACAAAGGAGTGCCACCTAGCCTATTTGTTAATGATGGTTCATTCATGGAAAGGTTTAAACAACTGCAACAGGACAAGGACAAAAAGGCTTTTGTTTCAGGGGATCCTAAACCAATTAAAATTGTATCAGCTAGTTTGACTCCTAATGCTTCTATTAGTAAAACCAGTGGTTCTGATTCACGCAAGAGTACACAATCTGTTTCAAGTGGTAAACTTGCTTTCAGTTTGAAGCAGAAGTCAAAGCTTGCTTCTCCTCCAGTTAAGTTAGATGAGGATGAAGATGAAGCGGGTGATGATTCTGGTGATGTGCCAACAAAAAGGCAAAAGTTAGGCCAGCCAGAGGAGTGTGAGAAACCATCAGGGCAATTGGATGTTG CGCCACCACTCCCAAGTGATCCTACAGTGAAGAAAGTTGCTGACAAATTAGCAAGTTTTGTGGCCAAAAATGGAAGGCAATTTGAGCATATTGCTCGTCAAAAGAATCCCGGAGATACCCCTTTTAA gtTTCTATTCGATGAGAACTGTGCAGATTACAAATACTATGAATGTCAGCTTGCGGAAGAAGAAAAAGCTCTTGCAAAGACCAAGGAATCACAAACATCTCAAAGTG CTGTACATACAGGTGGTACAAGCACTTCATCATCTAAATCCTCGAATGGTAGTCAAAGATCTTTTCAGCAGCATTCAAATTATCAAACCCCTGCCTCTGCTTTATATGATGCTTCCGAGAGTTCAAGTGCTTTCTCAACATCATCTGCAGGAAAAGCGG GTGACTACAGCGCACCAACGGGGGCAGATCCTATTGCAATGATGGAATATTATGTGAAGAAGGCTGCACACGAAGAAAGGAAGAGACAGCCTAAACAGTCAAAAGATGAGATGCCCCCGCCTCCCTCTCTTCAAG CTGGGTCTATTAAGAAAGGTCATCACATGGGTGATTACATTCCATTAGAAGAGCTTGAGAAGTTTATGGCTTCCTGCAATGATGTAGCTGCCCAGAAGGCTGCCAAAGAGAATGCAGAAAAAGCCAGAATACAGGCTGATAACGTGGGTCACAAACTCTTGTCCAAAATGGGGTGGAAAGAag GTGAGGGTCTAGGCAGCTCCAGAAGTGGTATTGCGACTCCAATTATGGCCGGTGATGTGAAGACAAACAATTTGGGGGTTGGTGCTCAAAATCCTGGGGAGGTAACTCCCGAGGATGACATATATGAACAGTACAAGAAGCGGATGATGCTTGGTTATCGTTACCGCCCAAATCCTCTG GGCAATCCAAGAAAAGCATATTACTGA